The Miscanthus floridulus cultivar M001 unplaced genomic scaffold, ASM1932011v1 os_1194_1_2, whole genome shotgun sequence region CCGCATACTAATAGGATCCAAACAGGAGGCTAAAAGTGAGCAAATGGCTAAAAATTGAGCTAAAATCTTTTGTCCCCAATGAGGCCTAAAACTGGGTTAAACTTCCTCGGGGCGAGCGCGGGACGCCTAATACCCTATGCCGCTCGCATGCATGGCGAACCATCTATCCTGTCAGTTAACTTTCCATTGTGTGTTGTAAATTTAAGTATCAGTATTAGGTTATCTGGAGGGCGTATCTTAATATAGCCTAAAATAACAAAAGGAAAAATTTCATGCTCTGTAGTTCCTTCTCAGGTAGCTATGCCAAGCCAAATAGGTTTGTGCTTCTCAGTCAAGACAAGACAAAACACGTTATTATGTTATTGAACATCACATGAAATGTCTTTTTTGATCATTGTTACTGTTAATacgttaaggccttgtttagttcctcccctaaagtttacttcatatcctatcgaatgtttggacgcatgtatggagtattaaatatagactaaaaaataactaattgcataatttacgactaatttacgagacgtatcttttaatcctaattagtccatgatttttaatcctaattagtccatgatttgacaatgtggtgctacagtaacacgtgCGCTAATGActtattaattaggtttaataaattcatctcgtggattaccgacggattctgtaatttctttttttattagtattcgaatatCCTATGCGACAACCAAGTggcatccgatgtgacatcctaaAACTTTACACTCTGGATTTAAACAAGGTCTACCTACTCGAGTGGGCTACAAATGGCACTCATGATTTATGCCCTGTTCGCTCGGCTCGGCTTATAAACcgtatttttcagccaacgaatagtatttttctctcataataaatcagtcaacagtactttcagacacgctttatcagccaagcgaacagggcattagTTGATGATTTGACGCCATGATAGTACCAGTCAAATCTATTCTACCTTCTGTCATTTTTTTAACAGTTACCAATTCACAAGCAGCAAAACTATACTAAACtagaattattgtgagagaaaaacacagttATGGCTtaaaaaaaataagccgaacaaattggatatggggtaagccgaacgggcctGTGTTGTCTGTTGCATAATTTATCTTGTTCTCGGGAACACAGGGCCAGGCCTTCTCAAGTTACCCTAGATAAGGACAAGTCGGTAGCATCTTCCAACTCATCGTCGGTATGCCCTGACACGTCCATTGGCAATGGCCGCTTTCTCTCCTGTTTCTTGATATTCCCTCCTAACATCCTTTCTTGACGTGAACAACACTTATGCAGATTCCGGGTTCGCTGCCCGCGAGAGTTGATCTCAACAAACTTAGAGAGGCGAGAGTTGATCTCAACAAACTTAGAGAGGCAAAGCGATTTGCTGTCCTTCAAGCGCAGCATGAGGGGTGCCTTGGAAGCTATGAAAGCTTCGATTCCCTCTTTGGGAATTACCTTGTTCCTGTCATCCCAACGAACGACTTCTTTGATCAGGTCGGGACCAAACATGAACAAGAATGGCAATTTTGTAGGGCTAGCTGTGAATACCCAACAGGATGACCCTCCTAATTTTTGCAACAACTTTCTTTAAGAGCGCATACTAATAGGATCCAATCAGGGAGGCTAAAAGTGAGCAAATTACTAAAAATTGAGCTAAAATCTTTTGTTCCTAAAGAGGCCTAAAATTGGGCTAAACTCCCTCGAAGCGAGCGCTGGACGCCCAATACCCTATGCCGCTTATATGCATGGTGCATGAATAATTAAATAAAGACAAATCAGTTAATgcaaattagaggactaaagtttagcataTGGATTAAGGAGCCGACAGGACTAAAGTTTATGGACATGACATTTCATCGATAGATAACACGAAGTTACTGTCAGCTCAGAGTTAAGTACTACCAAGCTGCATGTGACGTTGTACGTATGCCCCCAACTTGCAAGATCTCGACAGCGACAAAAGGTAAAGATTTTCCTGCACAGCTGAGCTGCAGATCTAAGCGGTGAAAAAGGTTTGCATTGTGGCGAGCATATGTTAGTGTGTTGGCTTTCTTTTTTCTAGTGGGAATTTGTATCCGGTCCTTGCTATCACCCCACGCGGCCTCTGAGGAATGCACATCTGGATTCAATCATTTTATTCTTGTATTCCTCTCTCGTCACTAAAACCTCCTCTTCAATTATTGATGTTTTTTCCCCAGCCCTTTTGTCTTATACACACCACTAGTTAGCATGCTCGtgtgttgctacgggacaactaaatcttttatatTAAAAACATATGGATTGtacaataagataacaatattgttaaattaaataccgacgtcaaagtgacatttaattcaaaaggcaaagttcgtgaaattaacatagTCATGGAGAGCGCGACATCGtaagctcacaaactctactgtatagactttttcgtgatacggctaagataatattttatatcggcagaaagaattctacgatatccatttctttcatgcgtcaataaatctatgaataaattccactgcatctccatataatcatgtacacacaggttcaagtatatatgtaaataggttCATGCCCGTGCGTTTCTatgggacagctaaacttttatactaaaaacatacggatcgcacgataagataacaatactgtaaaagtatatggcctgaaaggatcaagatgcccaagagagggtg contains the following coding sequences:
- the LOC136533792 gene encoding uncharacterized protein: MAAGSDPASPASVPLPPPKRRKIEPPRRARPSQVTLDKDKSVASSNSSSIPGSLPARVDLNKLREARRFAVLQAQHEGCLGSYESFDSLFGNYLVPVIPTNDFFDQVGTKHEQEWQFCRASCEYPTG